The Lonchura striata isolate bLonStr1 chromosome 5, bLonStr1.mat, whole genome shotgun sequence genome window below encodes:
- the LOC110469426 gene encoding uncharacterized protein LOC110469426 yields the protein MALSAVQQVLVSAVLVLCVFVVMPRMFGGGGGGRPGRAPRGGKAGPGHYDPRQQGRGSPQTVYQVHRNPGNSDSNTYQSIQQMRNAMEKEIKSERTRGNGRELAFTLMPLYALGVGMFAVYKLLKMKSHEESQSKKEKSTEDKAKETEHQLLELEQHLAQTEKMLNSLLTQLDPLSNCVNALACEQKDEIMTQLQSIRRLMKESGLDKSENKMKDFGHICDEKLEDLIQSFAEHSQEKEMDNREDGCNEDLLEDIDNDYKIEEHELHGECEIHQLEADVVEDEEMISKDVIESEEMGLRRRNRYEWNLHM from the exons atGGCGCTCTCGGCCGTGCAGCAGGTGCTGGTCTCGGCCGTGCTGGTGCTCTGCGTCTTCGTCGTCATGCCCAGGATGTTCGGgggaggaggcggcgggcggcccggccgggccccgcggggcggCAAGGCCGGCCCCGGCCATTACGATCCCCGCCAGCAGGGCAGAG gtagTCCTCAGACAGTTTATCAAGTGCACCGGAATCCAGGAAATTCTGACAGTAATACCTACCAGAGTATTCAACAGATGAGAAATGCAAtggaaaaagagataaaaagtGAGAGAACGAGAGGAAATGGTCGAGAGTTAGCATTCACCCTCATGCCGTTGTATGCTCTTGGAGTGGGAATGTTTGCAGTCTACAAACTTCTTAAG atgaAGTCACATGAAGAAAGTCAgtccaaaaaggaaaagagtaCAGAAGACAAGGCGAAGGAAACAG aGCATCAGCTTTTAGAACTGGAGCAACATCTAGcacagacagagaaaatgttaAATTCTTTATTGACTCAGTTGGATCCACTTTCAAACTG tgtcAATGCTTTAGCGTGTGAGCAGAAAGATGAGATAATGACACAGCTCCAATCAATTAGACGACTGATGAAAGAAAGTGGATTGGATAAATCAGAAAACAAGATGAAag ATTTTGGACACATATGTGATGAGAAACTTGAAGATCTCATTCAGTCATTTGCCGAACATTCTCAAGAGAAAGAAATGGATAACAGAGAAGATGGATGTAATGAAGATTTACTTGAGGATATTGATAATGATTACAAAATAGAAGAGCACGAATTACATGGTGAATGTGAAATACATCAGTTGGAGGCAGATGTTGTGGAAGACGAAGAAATGATAAGCAAAGATGTCATTGAATCAGAAGAGATGGGACTGAGGAGACGCAATAGATATGAATGGAATCTGCATATGTAA
- the LOC110469434 gene encoding glioma pathogenesis-related protein 1, with amino-acid sequence MTSRISTYVVALLLFCCSSDSFDPSTLPDPRDPEFIRQCVQTHNALRSKVDPPASNMLCMSWDPDLAKLAKAWARKCLFKHNIHLKERGKVHPRFASAGENIWTGSLPAFTVKAALNSWYHEVESYNYDTNRCSKVCGHYTQVVWATSYKVGCAVHFCPTVKYISIRNAAHFVCNYGPPGNYPVRPYKTGGACSECGGEQCTMQLCQNAERDKVIEDPKWYPEWDRPACDEFCISVTTLRSLLLVLTIVASWLLPKYWPLVPASG; translated from the exons ATGACAAGCAGAATTTCTACTTATGTGGTGGCTTTACTACTCTTTTGTTGTTCCTCTGATTCTTTTGATCCGTCCACACTGCCTGATCCTCGGGATCCAGAGTTTATTCGGCAATGTGTGCAAACTCACAACGCATTGCGGTCCAAAGTGGATCCACCAGCCAGCAACATGCTCTGCATG AGTTGGGATCCAGATTTGGCAAAGCTTGCAAAAGCTTGGGCAAGAAAATGCTTATTTAAACATAATATACACCTCAAAGAGCGAGGGAAGGTTCATCCCAGATTTGCTTCTGCTGGAGAAAACATCTGGACTGGCTCACTTCCTGCCTTCACCGTGAAAGCAGCCCTTAACTCTTGGTACCATGAGGTTGAATCCTACAATTATGACACCAATAGGTGCAGTAAAGTATGTGGCCACTATACGCAG GTAGTCTGGGCTACAAGCTACAAGGTTGGTTGTGCTGTCCACTTCTGTCCCACGGTGAAATACATCTCCATACGCAACGCAGCACACTTTGTCTGCAACTATGGGCCACC TGGGAATTACCCAGTGCGTCCATACAAGACGGGAGGAGCGTGCAGCGAGTGCGGTGGTGAGCAGTGTACCATGCAGCTGTGTC aaAATGCAGAGCGTGACAAAGTCATTG aGGATCCAAAGTGGTATCCAGAGTGGGACAGGCCTGCATGTGATGAGTTCTGCATCTCCGTTACTACTTTAAGATCACTACTCCTTGTACTGACAATTGTGGCGTCCTGGCTCTTACCAAAATACTGGCCTCTAGTACCTGCCAGTGGGTAA
- the LOC110469438 gene encoding glioma pathogenesis-related protein 1-like, producing MKKITFFFDALFLLDFFSCFCAYPLPDIEDANFIEDCVRAHNTFRSKVSPPASNMFRMSWDAALAKTAKAWAKKCKFNHNTYLEMPGKMHPTFHFVGENIWTGTAHIFSVDEALRSWFNEVGSYDFSTNTCTDMCGHYTQVVWAESYKVGCAVHFCNTVENFPGLFKAAHFVCNYGPAGNYPRKPYKEGQPCSRCSNEKCVDKLCENTNREKLISYDNWYPEWDTQPQPPQPRPPRPPMPSHVPPAEHPRPTCDQYCLSVLILRPLFIVLSTGAVLLAQQQFPHTFFYD from the exons ATGAAGAAAATCACATTCTTCTTTGATGCATTGTTCTTACTGgattttttctcttgcttttgtGCTTATCCCTTGCCTGACATAGAAGATGCAAATTTTATTGAGGATTGTGTGAGAGCTCACAACACATTTCGATCCAAAGTGAGTCCACCAGCTAGCAATATGTTTCGCATG TCCTGGGATGCTGCTTTAGCTAAGACTGCCAAAGCATGGGCAAAGAAGTGTAAGTTTAATCACAATACCTACCTTGAAATGCCAGGAAAAATGCACCCCACCTTTCACTTTGTTGGAGAAAACATCTGGACTGGCACAGCCCACATCTTCTCTGTGGATGAAGCTCTCAGGTCCTGGTTTAATGAAGTAGGCAGCTATGATTTCAGCACCAATACATGTACTGACATGTGTGGTCACTACACTCAG GTCGTCTGGGCAGAGAGTTACAAAGTTGGTTGCGCAGTTCACTTCTGCAACACAGTTGAAAATTTTCCAGGACTATTCAAAGCAGCACATTTTGTTTGTAACTATGGGCCAGC GGGGAATTACCCAAGAAAACCATATAAAGAAGGACAGCCATGCAGTAGATGCAGTAATGAGAAGTGTGTAGACAAGCTCTGTG AAAATACAAATCGTGAGAAGCTGATAA GTTATGACAACTGGTATCCAGAGTGGGATacacagccccagccaccaCAGCCCCGTCCCCCCAGGCCTCCCATGCCATCACACGTCCCACCTGCCGAGCATCCACGACCCACTTGTGACCAATACTGTCTTagtgttttaattttaaggCCACTGTTTATTGTATTGAGCACTGGTGCTGTACTTCTAGCACAACAGCAATTTCCACACACTTTTTTTTATGACTAA